A single region of the Dehalococcoides mccartyi genome encodes:
- the carA gene encoding glutamine-hydrolyzing carbamoyl-phosphate synthase small subunit, translating into MTNTAYLVLEDGTVFSGKSFGAETEAIGEVVFNTSMNGYQEMLTDPSYTGQIIIPTYPLIGNYGVNPFDNESACIRATAFGVHEECLLPNHYQNNQTIHSFLEESGIPGISGIDTRAITRKLRSAGVMRGMITTTKTPEEAFKTIRSAPDYGQIDFVRKISTPAAYEWQKEKPSFAGFHIAVLDCGLKYSILNQLKSHGCKVSVLPCTASPQDIDALNPDGVLLSPGPGNPELLDYLVNTVRYACEKYPVMGICLGNQLIGKVFGAKTFKLKFGHRGGNHPVKDLTSGRVYITSQNHGYSLDPATLKEGLEVSHINLNDGTVEGLRHRELPVFSIQYHSEASPGPMDSTYLFKQFVETIKQTKK; encoded by the coding sequence ATGACAAATACAGCATACCTGGTACTGGAGGACGGAACAGTATTCAGCGGAAAAAGCTTCGGGGCGGAAACCGAAGCCATAGGCGAAGTGGTCTTTAATACAAGCATGAACGGATATCAGGAAATGCTGACTGACCCTTCGTATACCGGCCAGATTATTATCCCCACTTACCCTCTTATCGGCAATTACGGGGTAAACCCCTTTGATAACGAATCCGCCTGCATCAGGGCAACAGCCTTTGGGGTACATGAGGAATGCCTGCTGCCAAACCACTACCAGAATAACCAAACCATTCACTCCTTTCTGGAAGAATCCGGCATACCCGGCATAAGCGGCATAGATACCCGCGCCATTACCCGCAAGCTGCGCTCTGCCGGGGTAATGAGGGGCATGATAACCACTACCAAAACCCCTGAAGAAGCCTTTAAAACTATCCGCAGCGCACCTGACTACGGGCAGATTGACTTTGTACGCAAGATAAGCACACCCGCAGCCTACGAATGGCAAAAGGAAAAACCCTCTTTTGCCGGGTTTCATATAGCGGTACTGGACTGCGGGCTTAAGTACTCTATACTTAACCAGCTGAAATCCCACGGCTGCAAGGTAAGCGTTTTGCCCTGCACTGCCAGCCCGCAAGACATAGATGCCCTTAATCCCGACGGGGTGCTTCTTTCACCCGGCCCCGGCAACCCTGAACTGTTGGACTATCTGGTAAATACAGTCAGATACGCCTGTGAAAAATACCCGGTCATGGGCATATGTCTGGGAAACCAGCTGATAGGCAAAGTCTTCGGTGCTAAAACATTCAAACTGAAGTTCGGCCACAGGGGCGGAAACCACCCGGTTAAAGACCTTACCAGCGGGCGGGTATATATAACCTCACAAAATCACGGCTACTCCCTTGACCCCGCCACCCTGAAAGAAGGGCTGGAGGTCAGCCACATAAACCTGAATGACGGCACGGTGGAAGGGCTTCGCCACCGCGAACTGCCAGTGTTCTCCATACAGTACCACTCCGAAGCTTCACCCGGCCCGATGGATTCCACCTACCTGTTCAAACAGTTTGTGGAAACGATAAAACAAACCAAAAAGTAG
- the carB gene encoding carbamoyl-phosphate synthase large subunit: protein MNKPKKVLIIGSGPIIIGQAAEFDYAGTQACKAMREEGVESILVNSNPATIMTDENVADRVYIEPLTVESITKIIEKERPDGLLPTLGGQTGLNLAVDLADAGVLAKYNVRSLGTPINTIRTAEDRELFKELLAKIGEPVPPSETVTTAEDALKVARKIGLPVVIRPAYTLGGTGGGFAHNWDEVEEVAQTGLNASPIHQILVEKSVAGWKEIEYEVMRDGADNCITICNMENFDPMGVHTGDSIVVVPVQTLTNKESQMLRTASIKIIRALGIEGGCNVQLSLNPNGNEYYVIEVNPRVSRSSALASKATGYPIARVASKIAIGKRLDEIPNAVTGKTLACFEPAVDYIVAKIPRFPFDKFALGDRGLGTQMKATGEVMAIDRSFEAAIHKSIRSLEFGKKTILWEDRSWIMGDDLSTYPLHAHDTRLWAILAALRRGHTPEAIHEKTKIDNWFLYKLKNITDMEKRLLKENLTPELMLQAKKLGFSDEEIATLSGKLAEQIRQTRLEWNIKPVFKMVDTCAAEFDAATPYFYSTYDEENEALPENIKKAVVIGSGPIRIGQGIEFDYCSVHAAWALEKAGLQSIMINSNPETVSTDFDTSNRLYFESLDEESVRDILENENISAPESTPSIVQFGGQTAINLASPLTRSGNPIIGSSAEAIDLAEDRRRFERLLSEMGIPQAPGAGITTLDEALSIAESIGYPVVVRPSYVLGGRAMEIVSDASDLIRYMSAAIELNTGHPILIDKYLVGKEVEVDAIADGETVFIPGVMEHIERAGVHSGDSMAVYPTQNLNAHDLATISDYTIRIGKALNVRGLMNIQFVVSKDPEGGDNIVYVLEVNPRGSRTVPFLSKVTGIPMVDIAVNIMLGKTIKEQGYQNGIMPNTDLVAIKAPVFSMAKLIGVDTYLGPEMKSTGEVMGVDHTFNKALVKTLQAASIMLPEKGTLLFSVADRDKAEALPLIRTLHGLGYNFYATEGTAAMMTAAGITVKQISKKLDEGHPNIVDIIRNGTVCGVINTMTGGRVPLRDGFYIRRAAAERKVPCFTSMDTAKAAVEALANGNRQITVLPLNEYRQGKSGS from the coding sequence ATGAATAAACCCAAAAAAGTTCTTATTATCGGCTCCGGCCCGATTATCATCGGCCAGGCTGCCGAATTTGATTACGCCGGTACCCAGGCCTGCAAAGCCATGCGCGAAGAAGGAGTGGAATCCATACTGGTAAATTCCAACCCGGCCACTATTATGACTGACGAAAATGTTGCGGACAGGGTGTATATTGAACCCCTGACTGTTGAATCTATAACCAAAATCATTGAAAAAGAACGGCCTGACGGTTTGCTGCCTACTTTAGGCGGGCAGACCGGGCTCAACCTGGCGGTAGACCTGGCAGATGCGGGCGTGCTTGCCAAGTACAATGTCCGTTCCCTGGGCACACCCATAAATACCATCCGCACTGCCGAAGACCGCGAACTTTTTAAAGAACTGCTGGCCAAAATAGGCGAACCTGTCCCCCCTTCGGAGACAGTAACCACCGCCGAAGACGCACTTAAAGTCGCCCGTAAAATAGGCCTGCCGGTAGTAATACGCCCGGCTTATACCCTAGGCGGTACAGGCGGCGGTTTTGCCCACAATTGGGATGAAGTTGAGGAAGTAGCCCAAACGGGACTGAATGCCTCCCCCATCCACCAGATACTGGTGGAAAAATCGGTTGCCGGCTGGAAGGAAATTGAATATGAAGTAATGCGTGACGGGGCGGACAACTGCATTACCATATGCAACATGGAAAACTTTGACCCCATGGGAGTCCATACCGGAGACAGTATTGTAGTTGTCCCGGTGCAAACCCTTACCAACAAAGAATCCCAGATGCTGCGCACCGCTTCCATAAAGATAATACGGGCACTTGGTATTGAAGGAGGCTGTAACGTACAGCTTTCTTTAAACCCGAACGGCAATGAATATTATGTAATTGAGGTTAATCCCAGAGTATCCCGTTCATCAGCCCTGGCCAGCAAGGCTACCGGCTACCCCATTGCCAGAGTGGCGTCTAAAATAGCCATCGGCAAGCGGCTGGACGAAATACCAAACGCAGTTACCGGAAAGACATTGGCCTGCTTTGAGCCGGCCGTAGACTATATAGTAGCCAAAATCCCCCGCTTCCCCTTTGACAAGTTTGCACTCGGTGACCGCGGACTTGGCACCCAGATGAAAGCCACCGGCGAAGTAATGGCCATTGACCGCAGCTTTGAAGCGGCTATCCACAAATCTATCCGCTCTCTGGAGTTCGGCAAGAAAACCATACTCTGGGAAGACAGAAGCTGGATAATGGGGGATGATCTTTCCACCTATCCCCTGCACGCCCATGATACCCGCTTATGGGCAATACTGGCCGCTCTGCGCCGCGGGCATACACCCGAAGCTATTCATGAAAAAACCAAGATAGACAACTGGTTTTTATACAAACTTAAAAACATTACCGATATGGAAAAACGCCTGCTTAAGGAAAACCTGACCCCGGAGCTGATGCTTCAAGCCAAAAAACTGGGTTTTTCTGATGAAGAAATAGCCACCCTGTCAGGCAAACTGGCCGAACAGATACGCCAGACACGCCTGGAGTGGAATATAAAACCGGTATTCAAAATGGTAGACACCTGTGCCGCCGAATTTGATGCCGCCACCCCTTACTTCTACTCCACTTATGACGAAGAAAATGAAGCTCTGCCTGAGAATATTAAAAAGGCCGTAGTCATAGGTTCAGGGCCTATCCGCATAGGTCAGGGTATAGAGTTTGACTACTGCTCGGTTCATGCCGCCTGGGCCTTGGAAAAGGCCGGCTTGCAGAGCATTATGATAAACTCCAACCCCGAAACGGTATCTACAGATTTTGATACCTCAAACCGGCTTTATTTTGAATCTCTGGACGAAGAGAGTGTCCGGGATATACTGGAAAATGAAAACATTTCCGCCCCCGAATCCACCCCCAGCATTGTCCAGTTCGGCGGGCAGACAGCTATAAATCTGGCCTCACCCCTTACCCGCAGCGGCAACCCCATTATCGGCTCATCAGCCGAAGCTATAGATTTAGCCGAAGACCGCCGCCGCTTTGAACGGCTGCTTTCGGAAATGGGTATACCCCAGGCGCCGGGTGCCGGCATAACCACTCTGGACGAAGCCCTGAGCATAGCTGAAAGCATTGGCTACCCGGTAGTAGTCCGCCCAAGTTACGTACTGGGGGGACGGGCTATGGAAATAGTCAGTGACGCATCTGACTTGATACGTTATATGAGCGCCGCCATAGAGCTGAATACCGGACACCCCATTTTGATAGACAAATATTTGGTGGGCAAGGAAGTGGAAGTTGACGCCATTGCAGACGGGGAAACCGTGTTTATCCCCGGCGTTATGGAACATATTGAACGGGCCGGCGTCCACAGCGGGGACTCTATGGCAGTCTATCCCACCCAAAACCTGAATGCCCATGACCTGGCCACCATTTCGGACTATACCATACGCATAGGCAAAGCCCTGAACGTACGCGGGCTGATGAATATCCAGTTTGTAGTCTCCAAAGACCCCGAAGGCGGAGATAATATAGTGTATGTGCTGGAAGTAAATCCCAGAGGTTCACGCACTGTACCCTTCCTCTCAAAAGTAACCGGCATACCCATGGTTGACATCGCAGTGAACATAATGCTTGGTAAAACTATTAAAGAACAGGGTTATCAAAACGGGATTATGCCCAATACAGATTTGGTAGCCATAAAAGCGCCCGTTTTCTCCATGGCCAAGCTGATTGGGGTAGATACTTACCTTGGACCGGAAATGAAATCCACCGGCGAAGTCATGGGTGTTGACCACACCTTTAATAAAGCCCTGGTAAAAACCCTTCAGGCGGCATCTATAATGCTGCCCGAAAAAGGCACTCTTCTTTTCAGCGTAGCTGACCGTGACAAGGCCGAAGCCTTGCCCCTTATCCGCACCCTGCACGGGCTGGGATATAATTTCTACGCCACCGAAGGCACTGCCGCCATGATGACCGCCGCCGGTATAACCGTTAAACAGATAAGCAAGAAGCTGGATGAGGGCCACCCCAATATTGTAGATATTATCCGCAACGGCACCGTCTGCGGGGTGATAAATACCATGACCGGCGGCCGGGTACCCCTTAGGGACGGCTTTTATATCCGCCGGGCAGCCGCCGAACGCAAAGTGCCTTGCTTTACTTCTATGGATACCGCTAAAGCCGCAGTGGAAGCTTTGGCAAACGGCAACCGCCAGATAACGGTCTTGCCGCTGAATGAATACCGCCAGGGCAAAAGCGGCAGTTAG
- a CDS encoding dihydroorotate dehydrogenase electron transfer subunit has product MTTTQLNQLSASVIENEEVMPGIYRMWLEAPEIAASARPGQFAMLSCGGENLLRRPISIHQCHQENGLIALMYAVVGKGTDWLSKLQTGDSLSVLGPLGNGFRVNEESRHLLLLGGGLGIAPLRFLADEALKQGKRVSLIQGARTELQVCPSHLLPEDASCHVTTENGTIGKKGLITHHLAEFLPDTDQIIACGPMPMLKALAKEPQLGSKDVQVSLEVRMACGLGICYGCAVKTVKGMKTVCHDGPVFDIRDIHWDEVKI; this is encoded by the coding sequence GTGACAACTACCCAGCTAAACCAGCTTTCAGCCAGTGTAATTGAAAATGAAGAGGTCATGCCCGGAATATACCGGATGTGGCTTGAAGCACCCGAAATAGCGGCTTCTGCCCGTCCGGGGCAGTTTGCCATGCTGTCCTGCGGCGGTGAAAACCTGCTCAGGAGGCCTATTTCCATCCACCAGTGCCACCAGGAAAACGGGCTTATCGCCCTGATGTATGCGGTGGTGGGAAAAGGCACAGACTGGCTTAGCAAACTTCAAACAGGAGACAGCCTTTCGGTGCTGGGCCCTTTGGGAAACGGCTTTCGGGTAAATGAGGAAAGCCGTCACCTGCTGCTCCTGGGGGGCGGGCTGGGTATCGCCCCGCTCCGTTTTCTGGCAGACGAAGCTTTAAAACAAGGCAAGCGGGTTAGTCTGATACAAGGTGCCAGAACCGAGCTTCAGGTCTGCCCTTCCCATTTGCTGCCGGAAGATGCCAGCTGCCATGTCACCACTGAAAACGGGACTATAGGCAAAAAAGGGCTTATTACCCACCATCTGGCGGAGTTTCTGCCGGATACAGACCAGATAATTGCCTGCGGGCCTATGCCCATGCTAAAAGCCCTGGCAAAAGAACCCCAGTTGGGGAGCAAAGATGTACAGGTTTCCCTGGAAGTACGCATGGCCTGCGGTCTGGGTATCTGCTACGGCTGTGCTGTAAAAACTGTCAAAGGCATGAAAACTGTCTGCCATGACGGGCCGGTATTTGATATACGGGATATCCACTGGGACGAAGTAAAAATATAA
- the folE gene encoding GTP cyclohydrolase I FolE produces MFDEQAIKQSVQNMLLAIGEDPDREGLKETPRRVAQMYAELFSGMNQDPAEVLRVGYELGHREMVIIKDIPFYSMCEHHLLPFSGVVHIGYIPNIDGRVVGISKLARVVEIYAKRPQIQERMATQIADAIIDGLKCDGVAVVIEAEHMCMVMRGIKKPGSRVITSALRGSFHKSPAARAEFLSLIQHKS; encoded by the coding sequence ATGTTTGATGAACAGGCAATAAAACAGTCGGTGCAAAACATGCTCTTAGCTATTGGCGAAGACCCTGACCGGGAAGGTCTTAAGGAAACTCCCAGACGGGTAGCCCAGATGTATGCCGAACTGTTTTCGGGTATGAACCAAGACCCAGCCGAAGTCTTGCGGGTGGGCTATGAGCTTGGCCACCGTGAGATGGTGATTATAAAAGATATACCCTTTTACTCTATGTGTGAGCATCACCTGCTGCCCTTCTCAGGGGTGGTTCATATAGGATACATACCCAATATTGACGGGCGGGTAGTGGGTATAAGCAAACTTGCCAGAGTAGTGGAAATTTATGCCAAACGCCCCCAGATACAGGAACGTATGGCTACCCAGATTGCAGATGCTATTATAGATGGGCTGAAGTGTGACGGGGTGGCGGTGGTGATAGAGGCTGAGCATATGTGCATGGTGATGCGGGGCATCAAAAAGCCCGGCAGCCGGGTAATAACCTCGGCACTGCGGGGCAGTTTCCATAAGTCACCCGCTGCCAGAGCAGAGTTTCTCTCACTTATCCAGCACAAAAGCTGA
- the thrC gene encoding threonine synthase: MKQGVIEHYRKYLPVTDKTPSLTLGEGDTPLVRCPKLEKELGIAELYFKLEGCNPTGSFKDRGMVMAVAKAIEDGFKAVVCASTGNTSASATAYAAASGLESIIIIPSGKIALGKLAQAIVYGAKIIQIKGNFDQALQIVFKLTEKHKVALVNSVNPYRIEGQKTSAFEIVDALGKAPDFLFIPVGNAGNITAYWKGFKEYHQLGKAASLPKMMGFQAEGAAPIVRGHAIAEPETLATAIRIGNPASWKKAEEARDQSGGIIDMVSDAEIMAAYHKMASAGIFGEPASAAPLAGLIKRIKGGQDFSSSQVVCVVTGNGLKDSDIAIKGAGGFSETEASLGAVEKVLGW; the protein is encoded by the coding sequence ATGAAACAGGGTGTCATTGAGCATTACCGGAAATATCTGCCGGTTACAGATAAAACCCCCTCACTTACGCTGGGGGAGGGTGATACGCCTCTGGTGCGCTGCCCCAAGCTGGAAAAAGAACTGGGAATAGCCGAGCTTTATTTCAAGCTGGAAGGCTGTAATCCCACCGGCTCTTTCAAGGACCGGGGTATGGTCATGGCGGTTGCCAAGGCTATTGAAGATGGTTTTAAAGCAGTAGTTTGTGCTTCCACCGGCAATACCAGCGCTTCGGCTACCGCCTATGCGGCTGCCAGCGGGCTTGAATCCATTATAATTATCCCGTCCGGCAAAATAGCCCTGGGCAAGCTGGCTCAGGCAATTGTTTACGGGGCAAAAATCATCCAGATAAAAGGCAACTTTGACCAAGCCCTGCAGATAGTCTTCAAACTGACTGAGAAGCACAAGGTGGCGCTGGTTAACTCGGTTAATCCATACCGTATAGAAGGCCAGAAAACATCTGCTTTTGAGATTGTAGACGCTTTAGGCAAAGCGCCTGACTTTTTGTTTATACCGGTGGGTAATGCCGGCAATATTACTGCCTACTGGAAAGGTTTTAAAGAATACCACCAGCTGGGTAAAGCCGCTTCCCTGCCCAAAATGATGGGTTTTCAGGCCGAAGGGGCCGCCCCCATTGTCCGCGGCCATGCTATTGCCGAGCCTGAAACACTGGCCACTGCTATCCGCATAGGTAATCCTGCTTCCTGGAAAAAGGCCGAGGAAGCCAGAGACCAGTCAGGCGGGATTATAGATATGGTTTCAGATGCCGAAATAATGGCTGCTTATCATAAAATGGCATCAGCCGGTATTTTCGGTGAGCCGGCCTCGGCCGCACCTTTGGCTGGGCTGATAAAACGTATTAAGGGCGGGCAGGATTTTTCCTCAAGCCAGGTTGTATGTGTGGTTACCGGAAACGGCCTTAAGGACAGCGATATTGCCATAAAAGGGGCGGGCGGTTTTTCCGAAACCGAAGCCAGCCTTGGGGCAGTGGAAAAAGTACTGGGCTGGTAG